The sequence below is a genomic window from Escherichia marmotae.
ATCTTACGCACTACAACAAACTCATCGCGGTTAGAACCTACGGTGCCGTAGTAGTTAAAGCCGTATGCCAGATGGGCATAGCCACCGATCATATGCGTCGGTTTCGGCGTAATACGGGTGACCGAGTTATGGATGCCCCCACGCTGTTGGGTGATTTCTGAACCAGGCAAGTTAACGATACGTTCCTGCGCGTGGTACATCATGGTCATCCCTGCCGGAACACGCTGGCTGACAACCGCACGGGCAGTTAGCGCACCGTTGCTGTTGAAGACTTCAACCCAGTCGTTATCGGCAATACCCAGCTCTTTCGCATCAGCTTCGCTCAGCCAGACCACCGGGCCACCGCGACCTAAGGTCAGCATCAGCAGGTTGTCGCTGTAAGTGGAGTGGATCCCCCACTTCTGGTGCGGCGTCAGGAAGTTGAGGGCTTTTTCCGGATTACCGTTGGATTTCTGCCCCATCACTTCTTTCACCGAACGGGTGTCGATCGGCGGACGATAGACCAGCAGGCTTTCACCGAAATCACGCATCCACTGATGATCCTGATACAACTGCTGACGACCAGAGAGCGTGCGCCACGGAATCAACTCGTGAACGTTGGTGTAACCGGCGTTGTAAGAAACGTGTTCATCTTCCAGACCAGACCAGGTCGGGCTGGAGATAATTTTACGCGGCTGTGCCTGAATATCGCGGAAGCGGATCTTCTCGTCTTCTTTATTCAGCGCCAGATGCGTATGGTCACGACCAGTAAACTCACTCAGTGCCGCCCAGGCTTTCACGGCTACCTGACCGTTGGTTTCTGGTGCCAGCGTCAGGATCATTTCTGCCGCATCAATCGCCGTGTTGAGCATCGGCTGGCCTTTCGCCGGACCTTCCGCTTTGGTGTAGTTGAGCTTACGCAGCAGATCCATCTCGCTCTGGGTGTTCCAGGCGATACCTTTACCACCGTTGCCGATTTTCTCCATCAGCGGACCGATAGAGGTAAAGCGTTCGTAAGTTGCCGGATAATCGCGCTCTACGACCATAATGTGCGGTGCGGTTTTACCTGGGATCAGGTCGCATTCGCCTTTTTTCCAGTCTTTTACATCCAGCGGCTGCGCCAGTTCAGCGGCAGAATCGTGCTGGATCGGCAGCGTGACGATGTCGGTTTCTTTACCCAGATGACCAACGCACACTTCGGAGAATTTCTTCGCGATGGCTTTGTAGATTTCCCAGTCACTTTTCGCTTCCCAGGCCGGATCGACCGCCGCAGACAGCGGGTGAATAAACGGATGCATATCCGAAGTATTCATGTCGTCTTTTTCGTACCAGGTTGCAGTCGGCAAAATGATGTCGGAGTAGAGACAGGTGCTCGACAGACGGAAGTCCAGCGTCACCACCAGATCCAACTTGCCTTCCAGACCGTTGTCCTGCCAGTCCACTTCTTCCGGCTTCACTCCGCCCTGCTGCCCCAGATCTTTGCCCTGGATACCATGTTCCGTCCCCAGCAGGTACTTGAGCATAAACTCGTGACCTTTACCGGAAGAACCCAGCAGGTTAGAACGCCAGATGAACAGGTTACGCGGATGGTTTTTGCCGTTTTCCGGCTGCTCCGCAGCAAAACGAATGGAACCGTCTTTCAGGGATTTCACCGTATAGTCAACCGGATTCATCCCGGCTTTTTCTGCTTCACGTGCGATGGTCAGCGGGTTAGTGCCTAACTGCGGAGCAGATGGCAGCCAGCCCATACGTTCAGCACGCACGTTAAAGTCGATCATGTGGCCGGTATAACGGGATTTATCCGCCAGCGGTGACAGCAGCTCTTCCGCCGTGACGGTTTCATAACGCCACTGGCTGGAGTGGTTATAGAAATAAGAGGTACTGTTCATATGACGTGCCGGACGCTGCCAGTCAAGGGCAAACGCCAACGGCTGCCAGCCGGTTTGCGGACGCAGTTTTTCCTGACCTACGTAGTGTGCCCAGCCGCCGCCGCTCTGACCGACACAACCGCAGAAAATCAGCATGTTGATCAGACCACGATAATTCATATCGAGGTGATACCAGTGGTTCAGACCGGCACCAACGATAATCATCGAACGACCGTGCGTTTTATCAGCGTTGTCAGCAAATTCACGGGCTATACGGATAATTTGCGAACGTGAGACACCGGTGATCTTCTCAGCCCAGGCCGGAGTGTAGGCTTTCACATCGTCATAGCTGGTTGCGCAGTTGACGTCGTTCAGACCACGTTCCAGGCCATAGTTTGCCAGCGTCAAGTCATAAACCGTAGTCACCAGCGCGGTGCTGCCATCAGCCAGTTGCAGGCGTTTCACCGGCAGTTTGTGCAGCAGAACGTTTTCCAGTTCCACTTTGTTAAAGTGTTCAGTGCCGTCGCCGCCAAAGTACGGGAAGCCCACTTCAGCAATCTCATCCTGGCTACCCAGCAGGCTAAGTTGCAGTTCGGTTTCTTCGCCGGTTTTGCCGTCACGTTGCTCCAGATTCCATTTGCCCTTCTCGCCCCAGCGGAAGCCAATAGAACCATTCGGCGCGACCATTTCGCCTTGCGTATTAAAGGCCACGGTTTTCCATTCAGGATTGTTTTCCTGGCCCAGCGCGTCAACCAGATCAGCGGCACGCAGCATACGACCCGCAGCGTAATAACCATCGCGTTCTTCCAGCATCACCAGCATCGGCATGTCGGTGTAGCGACGCACATAGTCGGTGAAATACTGACTTGGGTTATCAAGATGGAACTCACGCAGCATTACGTGGCCCATCGCCAGCGCCATCGCCGCATCGGTGCCTTGTTTCGGTGCCAGCCACAGGTCGCACAGTTTAGCGATCTCAGCATAGTCAGGCGTTACGGCAACGGTTTTGGTGCCTTTGTAACGCACTTCGGTAAAGAAGTGAGCATCTGGAGTACGGGTCTGCGGAACGTTAGAACCCCAGGCAATGATGTAGCTGGAGTTGTACCAGTCAGCAGATTCCGGCACGTCAGTCTGCTCACCCCAGGTTTGCGGAGAAGCTGGAGGCAGGTCGCAGTACCAGTCATAGAAGCTTAAGCAAGTACCGCCAATCAGGGAGAGATAGCGGGCACCCGATGCGTAAGAAACCATCGACATTGCCGGGATTGGCGAGAAACCAGCAACACGGTCCGGACCGTAGTTTTTGATGGTGTAAACGTTAGACGCGGCGATCAGTTCGTTCACTTCCTGCCAGGAAGAACGAACAAAACCACCGCGTCCACGCGCTTGCTTAAAGCTTTTCGCCTTATCGGCGTCTTCAATAATAGAAGCCCATGCCTCAACCGGATCGCTATGCAGCGCTTTCGCTTCACGCCACATTTTCATCAGGCGTTTGCGCATCATCGGGTATTTCAGGCGGTTGGCGCTATAGAGATACCAGGAATAGCTGGCACCGCGCGGGCAGCCGCGAGGTTCATGGTTTGGCAGATCCGGACGGGTACGCGGATAGTCAGTCTGCTGGGTTTCCCAGGTCACCAGACCGTTTTTAACGTAGATTTTCCAGCTACAGGAGCCGGTGCAGTTTACCCCGTGGGTAGAGCGGACGATTTTGTCATGCTGCCAACGCTGGCGATATCCATCCTCCCAGTCACGGTTGGTATTGAGAAGCTGGCCATGCCCATCGGCAAAGGTTTCACCCTTCTGTTTGAAGTAGCGAAACCGGTCCAGGAATTTACTCATCGGTTTTCTCCTGTGGGAGCCTGTCGGCTCTCTGATAAATCGACATTGCTAATGTTTAAAATGAAGGTAACGCTCTGAAACGTCGTGGGAATTGATAACGATCAAGTGTGGAGGGGATGAAAAATAAAGTAATTTCCTAATATACCCCTTTGGGGTAATTAAAATGTTTCACCTAACATATTGTAAGTTAATAACTTTTACATCTAAGCACATTTAAACGCTTCGGATTTTTATACAGGTGGGTATTAAGGAGTATCCCCCATGGATGACATATTAATGATGCTTAATGACGCCGTTGAAATAATTATCCCTCTGAAAGTATGTTGTAACTAAATGACAAATAAAAAAAGCGCGACATTACGCCGCGCAAAGGATAATCAAATATTACGATTTATTTTTTAGAATGCCGACCATATACCACCCAGGTAATTACCACGCAGGCGATATAGAAAATCAAAAATACTTTCATTGCACCGACTGGCGAACCCGTTAATGCCAGTGAGCTACCGAACGCTTTCGGGATAAAGAAGCCACCGATAGCACCAATGGCAGAGATAAAGCCCAGCGCCGCTGCAGTGTCGGTTGCAGCCTCACGCATAGCGCGTTCGTCAGAACCACCTTCTGCTTTCACGCGATCCATCGTCAGTTTACGGAAAATCACGGAAATCATCTGGAAGGTGGAACCACTCCCCAACCCCGCCGTCAGGAACAGCGCGAGGAAGACCGCGAAGAACGCCATGAAACTTCCGCCCTGCCCGTCAGTCGGTAAGGTGAGGAACAGCAGGCCGCTGAAAATCGCCATCAGGACAAAGTTCACCAGCGTTACACGGGTGCCGCCGAGACGGTCAGACAGAGCCCCCCCCGCAGAACGTGCCAGTGCGCCAATAAACGGTCCGAAGAAGGCGTAGTGCAGAATCTGCACATCCGGGAACTGCGTTTTTGACAGCATGGCAAAACCCGCAGAGAAGCCGATGAAGGAGCCGAAAGTAGCCAGATACAGCAAGCTCATAATCCACAGATGACCCCGTTTGAGTACCGGCAACTGCTCCTTGATGGAGGCTTTCGAGGTAGCAAGGTCGTTCATGCCAAACCACGCCGCAATGGTGAAGATGGCGAGGAACGGCACCCATATCCAGGAGGCGTTAGCCAGATACAATTCGCTGCCATCCGGTTGTGTTACGCCCTGGCTACCAAATGCAGCAAAAATCGACAGTGATACCACCAGCGGAGCAACCAACTGCATAACGCTGACGCCCATGTTACCCAGACCACCATTCAGGCCCAGCGCGCCACCCTGTTTCTGCTTCGGAAAGAAGAAGCTGATGTTTGCCATACTGGAAGCGAAGTTCGCGCCAGCAAAGCCGCACAGCAGAGAAATGATGATAAATACGCTGTATGGCGTAGTGGTATCCTGCACGGCAAAACCCAGCCAGACACAAGGAATAATCAGAATACCAGTACTAAACGCCGTCCAGCGACGCCCACCGAAGATTGGAACCATAAAGGAGTATGGCACCCGCAATAATGCGCCAGAAACCGAAGGTAGTGCGGTTAAAAGAAATAGCTGATCGGTCGTAAAATTAAAGCCGACTTTCGGTAAGTTCACCGCGACAGCACTGAATAACATCCATACGCAAAACGCCAGCAGCAGACAGGGAACGGAAATCCACAGGTTGCGGCTGGCAATACGTTGACCGCGTTGTTGCCAGAACGCAGGATCTTCCGGTCGCCAATCTGTAATGACAGCTCCAGTAGCCCTTTCGGGGGCGGATGAGTGACTCATAGACACCTCTGATACTCGTTTCGATGTCTGCCACCTTAGTGGCTGTAGCTAAAGGTAATTTGATATAAATCAAACGACAATATAACTTTATCTATCATTGATATTTATCATTACCCATAGTGAGTACAGAGATTTCATAAAAATTATGAGATTTTTCACGGCGCTGTAAAATCCCTACCCTTACTGATGTAAAACGCCTAACCACACGGCAAATAAGGAGTAACTCTTTCCGGGTATGGGTATACTTCAGCCAATAGCTGAGAATAATGCCATTTCAGAATGTATCATCACATTCATTAAGGTTATTGCTCATTCAAAGCCTGAAGGAAGAGGTTTACATGCTTAAACGTTGTCTCTCTCCGCTCACCCTGGTCAATCAGGTTGCGCTTATTGTTTTGCTTTCTACCGCTATTGGACTGGCGGGGATGGCGGTTTCTGGCTGGCTGGTGCAAGGCGTTCAGGGCAGCGCTCATGCCATCAACAAAGCAGGATCGCTGCGTATGCAAAGTTACCGCCTGCTGGCAGCGGTGCCATTAAGCGAGAAAGACACGCCGTTGCTAAAAGAGATGGAGCAAACCGCCTTTAGCCCAGAATTGAGCCGTGCCGCAGAACGCGACGGGCAACAGGAACAACTAAAAAGTTTGCAGGAGTACTGGCGCAATGAACTCGTTCCAGGACTATTACGTGCGCAAACCAGAGAAACCGTATCGGCAGACGTCAGTCAGTTTGTTGCCGGGCTGGATCAGTTAGTCTCAGGTTTTGATCACACCACTGAAATGCGCATTGAGACGGTAGTGATGGTCCACCGGGTGATGGCGGTGTTTATGACATTGCTCTTGGTCTTCACCATTATCTGGCTGCGAGCGCGACTGCTGCAACCGTGGCGGCAATTGCTGGCGATGGCGAGTGCGGTAAGTCACCGTGATTTTAGCCAGCGGGCACATATCAGCGGTCGCAATGAAATGGCGATGTTAGGAACAGCGCTGAACAATATGTCTGCGGAACTGGCGGAGAGTTATGCCGTACTTGAGCAGCGAGTACGGGAAAAAACCGCCGGTCTGGAACATAAAAATCAGATCCTCTCTTTTTTGTGGCAGGCTAACCGTCGTTTGCATTCTCGCGCCCCGCTGTGTGAACGCCTGTCTCCCGTACTCAACGGCTTACAAAATTTAACCCTACTGCGTGATATCGAACTGCGGGTGTATGACACTGAAGATGAAGAGAACCATCAGGAGTTCACCTGCCAGTCGGATATGACCTGCGACGACAAAGGCTGCCAACTCTGCCCGCGCGGCGTATTACCTGTTGGCGATCGCGGCACGACCCTGAAATGGCGACTGACCGATTCTCATATGCAGTACGGAATTTTGCTGGCGACTCTGCCGCAGGGCCGCCATCTAAGCCATGATCAACAGCAACTGGTGGATACGCTGGTTGAGCAATTAACCGCCACTCTGGCACTGGATCGCCATCAGGAACGCCAGCAGCAGTTGATCGTGATGGAAGAGCGTGCCACCATTGCGCGCGAACTGCATGATTCTATTGCCCAATCTCTCTCTTGCATGAAGATGCAGGTGAGTTGTTTACAGATGCAAGGCGACGCGCTGCCAGAAAGCAGCCGCGACCTGTTAAGCCAGATCCGTAACGAACTGAATGCTTCCTGGGCGCAGTTGCGTGAGCTGCTCACCACATTCCGTTTACAGCTCACCGAACCGGGGTTACGCCCGGCACTGGAAGCAAGTTGTGAAGAATACAGCGCCAAATTTGGCTTTCCGGTGAAGCTGGATTACCAATTGCCACCGCGCCTGGTGCCTTCGCATCAGGCAATCCATCTGTTGCAAATTGCCCGTGAGGCATTAAGTAACGCCCTCAAACATTCGCAAGCGAGCGAGGTCGTGGTAACAGTGGCGCAAAACGATAATCAGGTCAAATTGACCGTCCAGGATAACGGCTGCGGAGTGCCTGAAAATGCCATCCGCAGCAATCACTACGGCATGATAATTATGCGTGACCGTGCGCAAAGTCTGCGTGGCGACTGCCGCGTCCGCCGTCGTGAATCAGGTGGCACCGAAGTGGTGGTCACTTTTATTCCCGAAAAAACTTTCACAGACGTCCAAGGAGATACCCATGAGTAATCAGGAACCGGCTACTATCCTGCTGATCGACGATCACCCGATGCTGCGAACTGGCGTAAAACAGCTTATCAGCATGGCCCCCGATATCACCGTGGTTGGCGAAGCAAGTAATGGCGAGCAGGGTATTGAACTGGCGGAATCTCTCGATCCGGATCTGATTCTGCTTGATCTGAATATGCCCGGCATGAACGGTCTGGAAACGCTGGATAAACTGCGTGAAAAATCTTTATCCGGTCGCATTGTGGTATTCAGCGTCTCTAACCATGAAGAGGACGTGGTCACCGCCCTGAAACGCGGCGCAGATGGCTATCTGTTAAAAGATATGGAGCCGGAAGATCTGTTGAAAGCGTTACATCAGGCTGCTGCTGGCGAAATGGTATTAAGCGAGGCGTTAACCCCCGTTCTGGCCGCCAGCCTGCGTGCTAACCGCGCGACTACTGAACGCGACGTCAACCAGTTAACGCCGCGCGAGCGCGATATTCTGAAGCTGATTGCTCAGGGCTTACCGAATAAGATGATTGCCCGCCGCCTGGACATCACAGAAAGCACGGTAAAAGTACATGTGAAGCACATGCTGAAAAAAATGAAGCTCAAATCTCGTGTGGAAGCCGCGGTATGGGTGCATCAGGAACGTATTTTCTGATTATGGTTCCCAGCGCAGTTCGTCCTTTGCCATCGCATCGAAAGGTTCGGCAAGCGTTAGCGTGATCTCATTGGAGGAGACACGCTGTCCCTGGTTATCTTCCACCACCACCGACAATCGCCAGTGATTGCTCGCCCCTTCCCCGCTCTGCCAGTCCGGCATGATCAGCGTCCAGCCATCCGTACTGTTGGCAGTTGCTCCCGACGTCAGACTTAACATCTGCGTATCTCCCTGCCAGATCAATTGGCGAATACCGTAACGACTGTGGATTTGTAATTTCAGCGGTACAGATTCGCCGGGTTTAAGATCCCAGGGCGGCGTCGCCAGAAACACCGTTAAAGTTTTACGCTGATGATACTCAATAACCGGCAAATTATTTCGCTGCGGATTGTCATAGCGACTACCGCGCAGCGACTGACTTTCCGCAACTTCACCAGCAGACAGTTGTTTATTGAGCGGCACGCCAAAACGGTAGTTAATATTCAGTCCGAGGTTATTTTGGCGTTCTCCACTTTCGCCTTGTTTATGCTGGGCGGTCACTGTGACGAGTGGCACAGGTGTGTAATTTAGCCCCAGACTCAAGGCAACTGGATTGTGATACCCCGTGCCAGAGTTAAACAGATCAACACTCTGGCCAAAATATTGTTCGACGCTGACGCTGGTGTTGATATGTTGGTAAAACGGCATTCGCATTCGGGCGGTCAGATCGTAACCGCGCGCCATACGTTGCTCAAGCGAAGCTGTCTGTTCACGCCATGAGGCAAAAGGCTGATAATAATTTGCCGACAGGCGCAGATATTCTCCCCAGGCTTCAGCGCCAAAGCCTGCCCGCTGAAGATTTTCATCCAACAAGTTGTCATAAAACGTGTTGTATCCCATCAACCACGAGCCATGCTTCCAGCGTTGACCCACGCCAAGATTACTTACCAGACCATCGTCCTGCTGGGTCAGTCCAACCTGGCTCCATGTGAGATAGCGCTCGTTATCCAGCAACGGTACAAACCAGCTTCCCCGACTTCCGGTGAAATGTCCTTCGTTATCCACTTTGACGTCAACACTGGCGTTCCCCCACGGCGAAAGCCAGGATTCTACATGCTGATTAACCTGCTGGCTAAGCGCATCACGGACTTTTCCCAGCGCAAAGGCTTTCGCTTGTTCGCCTGTATCCTGACCGTTATCAGTCATACTGGTTTCACCAAAATCTTTCACAATTTCAGCGAAGTGTTTTTCACCGTCATGATTTTCCGGTGCCATTCCTAAATCCGGCAGACCATCATTATCGTTATCAAAAGGATTTGCCGATTGCTGCTCAAAGGATGGCTGTGCATCAGCCATACCGCCTGCCAGCAGCAAGAGTAAAAAAAGCGGGATAACACGAAAGACGATACGGCTCAAAACGTCAGTAGTTTCCGATAAAAATGAACACTCATTACTTTATAGAATAACGATTACTGGTAACTTTTCTCGTACTTTCTCACGCTTTATGGAAAATCCTAAAAATGCGGCAAATTGGTCAGACAGCACAAAAACAGTAAGATATAAATAGAAAGTCTAATTCTCTGAATACAGGAGTGAATAATGCAAAAAATCGTGATCGTTGCCAATGGAGCCCCCTACGGGAGTGAATCCTTATTTAACAGCCTGCGGCTGGCCATTGCGCTACGAGAGCAGAAGAGCGACCTGGATCTGCGTCTGTTTCTGATGTCTGATGCGGTCACTGCCGGATTGCGCGGACAAAAACCAGGGGAAGGCTACAATATTCAGCAAATGCTGGAGATCCTCACGGCGCAAAATGTACCCGTGAAACTGTGCAAGACCTGCACCGATGGTCGCGGCATCAGCCCACTTCCGCTGATTGACGGGGTTGAAATTGGCACTCTGGTCGAACTGGCGCAATGGACGCTGGCAGCCGATAAAGTGCTCACATTTTAATGTCTGGCGGGGCGTCCGACGCCCCACTATGACAGATGTTTCATCAGGCAAATCCTGGCCGTAACACACCATCCGGAAAATTATCCGCCAGCAGTTTTTTCACCGACACCAGCAAATCATTTAACCCGTCATCTTGCATCCCCAGCTTGATAAGCTCTTGTTCCAGTGAAAACAGGTATTGTGCGTTGGTTCCCAGCGGACCGCTCGCTGACGCAATCAACGGCGCGATGACCTGAGCACGAGTGTCGGATTCATATTCTGGATGCCGTGGATCCATAATAAATACCAGTGCGTTTACTGTGCGCCCGTCATCAAGATCAAGCTGGCACCAGGTTGGCAGATAACAGCCAGTAATCATCTCCCGCTTCCACAGCAAAGTCAGTTCCTGCTCGAGCGACCCTTCCGGTAAGCGATACGCCACCCCTGTGGTGCGACCGCCCTCTTTCAGGGCAAGCATCCGTCCCGGCTGGTGCACTGTCCCGCGCCCCGCGGTCAGACGCAGGCAAAACGCCCGGTGCCACCCAACCAGCGTACCGGTACACGACTCGATAAACTCCAGCGCCGGATTCCACATCAGCGACCCATAGCCGAAGATCCACACCGGTCCGTTATCAGGACGGCAAGCCAGCGTCGCCGCCAGCGAGGCCGCCCGTTGTTCTGCTGACCATAAGAGTGATTCTTCAATGGCACCAAATGCCGTTTTACAATCGGCATTCATTAAGAAATCACGCGTTATCACCTTATACCTCCGCCACTGCATACTTCCTTGCGACAACTTATTGGTGTCTTCCGGACATTTTTACTGCTCATTTTGAAACCACTCTCGGGACAATATGCATTTCTCAGACCACTTGCAAGGCGACGCCGCACGAATAGCTTTAGTTCATCTCTGGGGATTACTCTTTTTTATGCCATTTATCATCATCCCCTTTGGCATATTCATGTTTCACTGCGGACCAGGCCACTTTATGCGCTGTCTCTTCACGACTGGCGTCATCACGCCGATCTTCTTTATTTTTATATTGATCCCAGGCGCTGTTGAATGCCTCTTTATAGATATCCTGGGCATGAGACGGTAGAACGCGTTTTACATTTTCTGGCAGATCGCTTTTTGTTTTATACGGCATTATTGACTCCTTTTTAAAGGTGAACTTTAAGTGTGGTCAACAATACCCACGCTTGCCAGCGTATAAGAATTCCCACGTTAGAATCTTCTTAAGAGACGCTAATACAAACATTGGCTAAACGCGTTGATTATTTTTATCCCCCAAAGAGTAAAAAAGCGGCAGCGGGGTAAAATTTCGTAAAATGTTACCGATATCCAGACACTTTCTGTTATTTTTTCCACCGATTTATTACATTTCCGACAAATTCATCTGCAAAGGGATAACCATAATGACAAATGCTCACGAGGCGGTAAAAACCCGCCACAAGGAGACCTCGCTTATTTTCCCGGTTCTGGCGCTGGTGGTGCTGTTCCTGTGGGGAAGCGCTCAGACACTACCAGTGGTCATTGCCATCAACCTTCTTGCGCTTATTGGTATTTTAAGCAGTGCCTTTAGTGTTGTCCGTCATGCTGACGTATTAGCGCATCGCCTGGGTGAACCTTATGGTTCTCTTATTCTTAGCCTTTCCGTGGTTATTCTTGAAGTCAGTCTGATCTCAGCCTTAATGGCGACCGGCGATGCCGCGCCGACGTTAATGCGAGATACGCTCTATTCAATCATTATGATTGTTACCGGTGGGCTGGTTGGTTTTTCATTACTGTTGGGCGGACGCAAATTTGCCACCCAATATATGAATCTGTTTGGTATTAAACAGTATTTGATCGCCCTGTTTCCGCTGGCAATTATTGTGCTGGTATTCCCGATGGCTCTGCCTGCGGCGAATTTCTCAACCGGTCAGGCGTTACTGGTGGCTTTAATTTCCGCGGCAATGTACGGCGTATTTTTGCTGATTCAGACCAAAACGCACCAGAGTCTGTTTGTCTATGAGCACGAGGATGACAGCGATGATGACGATCCGCACCACGGCAAACCGTCTGCCCATAGCAGTCTGTGGCATGCTGTCTGGTTGATTATCCATCTGATAGCGGTGATTGCAGTCACCAAAATGAACGCCAGCCCACTGGAAACGCTCCTCACCAGCATGAATGCCCCGGTGGCCTTTACCGGTTTCATGGTGGCACTGTTGATTCTTTCGCCGGAAGGTTTAGGGGCGTTAAAAGCCGTATTAAACAACCAGGTCCAGCGTGCGATGAATCTGTTCTTTGGTTCGGTATTAGCGACAATTTCGCTGACCGTACCTGTCGTGACGCTGATCGCCTTTCTG
It includes:
- the chaC gene encoding glutathione-specific gamma-glutamylcyclotransferase, whose protein sequence is MITRDFLMNADCKTAFGAIEESLLWSAEQRAASLAATLACRPDNGPVWIFGYGSLMWNPALEFIESCTGTLVGWHRAFCLRLTAGRGTVHQPGRMLALKEGGRTTGVAYRLPEGSLEQELTLLWKREMITGCYLPTWCQLDLDDGRTVNALVFIMDPRHPEYESDTRAQVIAPLIASASGPLGTNAQYLFSLEQELIKLGMQDDGLNDLLVSVKKLLADNFPDGVLRPGFA
- the chaB gene encoding putative cation transport regulator ChaB; the encoded protein is MPYKTKSDLPENVKRVLPSHAQDIYKEAFNSAWDQYKNKEDRRDDASREETAHKVAWSAVKHEYAKGDDDKWHKKE
- the chaA gene encoding sodium-potassium/proton antiporter ChaA, whose amino-acid sequence is MTNAHEAVKTRHKETSLIFPVLALVVLFLWGSAQTLPVVIAINLLALIGILSSAFSVVRHADVLAHRLGEPYGSLILSLSVVILEVSLISALMATGDAAPTLMRDTLYSIIMIVTGGLVGFSLLLGGRKFATQYMNLFGIKQYLIALFPLAIIVLVFPMALPAANFSTGQALLVALISAAMYGVFLLIQTKTHQSLFVYEHEDDSDDDDPHHGKPSAHSSLWHAVWLIIHLIAVIAVTKMNASPLETLLTSMNAPVAFTGFMVALLILSPEGLGALKAVLNNQVQRAMNLFFGSVLATISLTVPVVTLIAFLTGNELQFALGAPEMVVMVASLVLCHISFSTGRTNVLNGAAHLALFAAYLMTIFA